Proteins encoded in a region of the Falco rusticolus isolate bFalRus1 chromosome 10, bFalRus1.pri, whole genome shotgun sequence genome:
- the LOC119154957 gene encoding oxysterol-binding protein 1, giving the protein MAELRAAAAGPGPAALPGPMALPVGPGTAPALPSPAAAGGGAGPGAGPAAAAAAAAGGGGGGGGGGAGAGGAGAGSAREGWLFKWTNYIKGYQRRWFVLSNGLLSYYRSKAEMRHTCRGTINLATANITVEDSCNFIISNGGAQTYHLKASSEVERQRWVTALELAKAKAVKMLEESDDSGDESVSQTDKTELQSTLRTLSSKVEDLSTCNDLIAKHGTALQRSLSELETLRLPAESTEKIKQVNERATLFRITSNAMINACRDFLMLAQTHSKKWQKSLQHERDQRIRLEETLEQLAKQHNHLERAFRGATVLPAGASGTGGSAKDPCCPAKGDLSDEDDDNEFFDAPEIITMPESMGHKRTGSNISGTSSDISLDEQYKHQVEDTKKEKRTRIPYKPNYSLNLWSIMKNCIGKELSKIPMPVNFNEPLSMLQRLTEDLEYHELLDRAAKCESSLEQLCYVAAFTVSSYSTTVFRTSKPFNPLLGETFELDRLEENGYRSLCEQVSHHPPAAAHHADSKHGWTLRQEIKITSKFRGKYLSIMPLGTIHCIFHSSGNHYTWKKVTTTVHNIIVGKLWIDQSGEIEIVNHKTGDKCNLKFVPYSYFSRDVARKVTGEVTDPTGKVHFVLLGTWDEKMDCYKVMLGAGENGAEGRQRAHEAEDSRVLLWKRNPLPKYAENMYYFSELALTLNAPESGTAPTDSRWRPDQRLMENGRWDEANAEKQRLEEKQRISRKRREAEASRATEDGPPHDPYKPLWFERKKDPVTQELAHVYKGGYWESKEKQDWSLCPDIF; this is encoded by the exons ATGGCGGAGCTGCGCGCGGCGGCCGCGGGtcccggcccggcggcgctgcccggccccATGGCACTGCCAGTGGGGCCTGGCACGGCCCCTGCCTTGCCCTcaccggcggcggcgggcggcggggcgggcccgggggcgggcccggcggcagcagcggcggcggcggcagggggcggcggcggcggtggcggcggtggcgccggggcgggcggcgctgggGCCGGTTCGGCCCGCGAGGGCTGGCTCTTCAAGTGGACCAACTACATCAAGGGCTACCAGCGCCGCTGGTTCGTGCTCAGCAACGGCCTCCTCAGCTATTACCG CTCCAAGGCGGAGATGCGGCACACCTGCCGCGGCACCATCAACCTGGCCACGGCCAACATCACCGTGGAGGACTCCTGCAACTTCATCATCTCCAATGGCGGGGCCCAGACCTACCACCTGAAGGCCAGCTCGGAGGTGGAGCGGCAGCGCTGGGTCACTGCGCTGGAGCTGGCCAAGGCCAAAGCTGTCAAGATGCTGGAGGAGTCAG ATGACTCCGGCGACGAGTCGGTGTCACAGACGGACAAGACGGAGCTGCAGAGTACACTGCGCACCCTGTCCAGCAAGGTGGAGGATCTGAGTACCTGCAACGACCTGATCGCCAAGCATGGCACGGCCCTGCAGCGCTCCCTTAGCGAGCTGGAGACCCTCCGGCTGCCAGCCGAGAGCACTGAGAAGATTAAGCAGGTGAACGAGCGAGCCACCCTCTTCCGCATCACCTCCAATGCCATGATCAAC GCCTGCCGAGATTTTTTGATGCTGGCCCAGACCCACAGCAAGAAGTGGCAGAAATCGCTGCAGCATGAACGGGACCAGCGTATCCGACTGGAGGAGACACTGGAGCAGCTGGCCAAGCAGCACAACCACCTGGAGAGGGCCTTCCGTGGTGCCACCGTCCTGCCTGCTGGTGCATCTGGCACCGGTGGCTCTGCCAAAG ATCCATGCTGTCCTGCGAAAGGAGACTTGAGTGATGAGGATGATGACAACGAGTTCTTTGATGCCCCAGAGATCATCACCATGCCAGAGAGCATGGGCCACAA gCGCACCGGCAGCAACATCAGCGGCACCAGCAGTGACATCAGCCTGGACGAGCAG TACAAGCACCAGGTAGAGGACACCAAGAAGGAGAAGAGAACCCGCATCCCCTACAAACCCAACTACAGCCTCAACCTCTGGAGCATCATGAAAAACTGCATCGGGAAGGAGTTGTCCAAGATCCCTATGCCT gtgAACTTCAACGAGCCCCTGTCTATGCTCCAGCGCCTGACAGAGGATCTGGAGTACCACGAGCTGCTCGACCGGGCAGCCAAGTGTGAGAGCTCGCTGGAGCAACTGTGCTACGTGGCCGCCTTTACCGTCTCATCCTACTCCACCACCGTCTTCCGCACCAGCAAACCCTTCAACCCCCTCCTTGGGGAGACCTTTGAGCTGGATCGCCTGGAGGAGAATGGCTACCGCTCCCTCTGCGAGCAG GTGAGCCACCACCcgccagctgctgcccaccatGCTGACTCCAAGCACGGTTGGACGCTTCGCCAGGAAATCAAAATCACCAGCAAATTTCGGGGCAAATACCTCTCCATCATGCCTCTGG GTACCATCCACTGCATCTTCCACTCTTCCGGCAACCACTACACATGGAAAAAAGTCACCACCACCGTGCACAACATCATCGTGGGCAAGCTCTGGATAGACCAG TCGGGTGAAATAGAGATCGTCAATCACAAGACGGGTGACAAGTGCAACCTCAAGTTCGTTCCTTACAGCTACTTCTCACGGGATGTGGCGAGGAAG GTCACTGGGGAGGTGACAGACCCCACGGGGAAGGTTCATTTTGTCCTGCTGGGCACCTGGGATGAGAAGATGGACTGCTACAAGGTgatgctgggtgctggggaaaACGGAGCCGAGGGGCGGCAGAGGGCCCATGAAGCCGAGGACAGCCGGGTGCTGCTGTGGAAGAGGAACCCGCTCCC GAAGTACGCGGAGAACATGTACTACTTCTCGGAGCTGGCACTGACGCTTAATGCCCCGGAGAGTGGCACGGCACCCACCGACAGCCGCTGGCGCCCCGACCAGCGCCTGATGGAGAACGGCCGCTGGGACGAGGCCAATGCTGAGAAGCAGCggctggaggagaagcagcGCATCTCCCGCAAGAGGCGTGAGGCCGAGGCTTCCAGGGCCACCGAGGATG GCCCCCCCCACGACCCCTACAAGCCGCTGTGGTTTGAGCGCAAGAAGGACCCGGTCACCCAGGAGCTGGCGCACGTCTACAAGGGTGGCTACTGGGAGAGCAAAGAGAAGCAGGACTGGAGCTTGTGCCCGGACATTTTCTGA
- the PATL1 gene encoding protein PAT1 homolog 1 isoform X2, whose amino-acid sequence MFRYQSLEDCPLDEDEDAFQALGEEDEDIDQFNDDTFGAGAVDDDWQEAHERLAELEDKPVAAREQDGPSGEDAEADLLGEPEDMLAERLTRLVIDSELEDPAIMQAVQTRAPVQPGGLNSSIWDSSAVLRRMRGPLLTQEMPSVSVLDYALPQRPPQVREEDRDPSERVLPRRSSSPVIGSPPVRAVPIGTPPKQAAMPNFNQQILCPKPVHIRATMQQRYPAPYGERMSPNQLCNVPNSSLLGHPFPHSVSPVLTHLQRAQLLGGAQAGRMSPSQFARVSGLVGSPLPSVNPKLLQGRVGQMMSPASGFRAFFGAPPAPPPSQPQHPPGPGSHLQGLRPQPQMFRPDTTHLHPQHRRLLHQRQQQNRNQHRSLNGSVGDRGGHRSSHQEQIRKDPYANLMLQREKDWVSKIQMMQLQSTDPYLDDYYYQNYFQKLEKLSAAEEVHGDGPKKERTKLITPQVAKLEHTYKPVQFEGSLGKLTVSSVNNPRKMIDAVVTSRSEDDETKEKQVRDKRRQTLVTIEKTYSLLLDVEDYERRYLLSLEGERPALMGERKQKICDMYDNLRGKAPGQERPSDDHFMQIMCIRKGKRLVARILPFLSPEQAADVLMATARNLPFLIKKDAQDEVLPCLLRPFSHVLYHLPLGTVTSLVQQLTNLPQSATTPAPTNLHLTAVLQNKFGLSLLYLVLSRGEELQSSDVNTELMQDNQWTEVMLMATRELLRIPQAALAKPVSTPSNLISLFSRYVDQQKLNLLETKLHLVHGIR is encoded by the exons atgttCCGGTACCAG TCCCTGGAGGACTGCCCGCTGGATGAGGATGAAGACGCCTTCCAGGCCCTGGGGGAGGAGGATGAAGATATCGACCAGTTCAACGACGATACGTTTGGAGCCGGGGCTGTGG ATGACGACTGGCAGGAGGCACATGAGcggctggcagagctggaagacaAACCGGTGGCAGCCCGGGAGCAGGATGGGCCCAGTGGTGAGGACGCAGAGGCAGACCTACTGGGCGAGCCCGAGGACATGCTGGCAGAACGCTTGACCCGGCTGGTTATTGACAGCGAGCTGGAGGACCCTGCTATCATGCAGGCTGTGCAGACCAGGGCCCCCGTGCAG CCTGGAGGGCTGAACTCCAGCATCTGGGACAGCTCAGCTGTCCTGCGGCGCATGCGGGGGCCGCTTCTCACTCAG GAGATGCCATCGGTGTCTGTGCTGGACTATGCTCTGCCTCAGAGACCTCCCCAGGTTCGAGAGGAAGACCGGGACCCTTCCGAGCGGGTGCTGCCCCGGCGTTCATCATCCCCTGTCATCGGGAGTCCCCCTGTCCGGGCTGTCCCCATTGGTACCCCCCCCAAGCAGGCTGCCATGCCCAACTTCAACCAGCAG ATCCTGTGTCCGAAGCCTGTCCACATCCGAGCTACCATGCAGCAGCGCTACCCTGCTCCCTACGGCGAAAGGATGTCTCCCAACCAGCTCTGCAATGTACCG AATTCCTCCCTCCTGGGCCACCCGTTCCCCCACAGTGTCTCTCCAGTTCTCACCCACCTGCAGAGAGCACAGCTGCTCGGAGGAGCCCAG gctggccGAATGTCTCCCAGCCAGTTTGCCCGCGTCTCTGGCCTGGTTgggagccccctcccctccgtCAATCCCAAGCTGCTCCAGGGCAGAGTTGGGCAGATGATGTCTCCAGCCAGCGGGTTTCGTGCCTTCTTCGGGGCTCCCCCCGCTCCACCTCCCTCTCAGCCGCAGCACCCGCCGGGCCCTGGATCCCACCTGCAGGGCCTGAG gcCGCAGCCTCAGATGTTCCGACCGGACACGACCCacctgcacccccagcaccgCCGGCTCCTGCACCAGCGGCAGCAGCAGAACCGAAA ccagcaccgCAGCCTCAACGGCTCAGTAGGGGACCGAGGGGGCCACCGGAGCAGCCACCAGGAGCAGATACGCAAAGACCCCTACGCCAACCTCATGCTGCAGCGGGAAAAGGACTGGGTGTCCAAGATCCAGAtgatgcagctgcagagcactgacCCCTACCTGGATGATTATTACTACCAG AATTACTTCCAGAAGCTGGAGAAGTtgtcagcagcagaggaagtCCACGGCGATGGTCCCAAGAAGGAACGCACCAAACTCATCACACCTCAGGTGGCTAAGCTGGAGCACACCTACAAGCCAG TGCAGTTTGAGGGCTCGCTGGGGAAGCTCACGGTTTCCAGCGTCAACAACCCCCGGAAGATGATCGATGCGGTGGTGACCTCCCGCAGCGAGGATGAT GAGACGAAGGAGAAGCAGGTTCGAGACAAGAGGCGCCAGACCCTTGTCACAATCGAGAAG ACGTATAGCCTCCTCCTGGATGTGGAGGACTATGAGAGACGCTACCTCCTGAGCCTGGAAGGCGAGCGGCCGGCCCTGATGGGCGAGAGGAAGCAGAAGATCTGTGATATGTACGACAATCTGAGGGGGAAAGCGCCCGGGCAGGAGag GCCGAGTGACGACCACTTCATGCAGATCATGTGCATCCGGAAAGGGAAGCGCCTCGTGGCCCGGATCCTCCCCTTTTTGTCACCCGAGCAAGCAGCCGACGTACTCATGGCGACCGCCAGGAACCTGCCCTTCCTCATCAAGAAGGATGCTCAGGATGAG GTGCTGCCCTGCCTGTTAAGGCCCTTCTCGCACGTTCTCTACCACCTTCCCTTGGGGACGGTCACCAGCCTTGTGCAGCAGCTAACGAACCTACCTCAGAGCGCGACCACGCCAGCGCCCACCAACCTGCACCTCACTGCTGTGCTCCAAAACAAG TTTGGCCTGTCCCTGCTGTACTTGGTCTTGAGCCGTGGGGAGGAACTGCAGAGCTCGGACGTGAACACGGAGCTAATGCAGGACAACCAGTG GACGGAGGTGATGCTCATGGCAACCCGAGAGCTCCTGCGGATCCCTCAGGCGGCCTTGGCGAAGCCAGTGTCCACCCCCTCGAACCTGATCTCCCTCTTCTCTCGCTATGTCGACCAGCAGAAGCTGAACCTGCTGGAGACAAAATTGCA CTTAGTGCACGGGATCCGGTAG
- the PATL1 gene encoding protein PAT1 homolog 1 isoform X1, which translates to MFRYQSLEDCPLDEDEDAFQALGEEDEDIDQFNDDTFGAGAVDDDWQEAHERLAELEDKPVAAREQDGPSGEDAEADLLGEPEDMLAERLTRLVIDSELEDPAIMQAVQTRAPVQQPGGLNSSIWDSSAVLRRMRGPLLTQEMPSVSVLDYALPQRPPQVREEDRDPSERVLPRRSSSPVIGSPPVRAVPIGTPPKQAAMPNFNQQILCPKPVHIRATMQQRYPAPYGERMSPNQLCNVPNSSLLGHPFPHSVSPVLTHLQRAQLLGGAQAGRMSPSQFARVSGLVGSPLPSVNPKLLQGRVGQMMSPASGFRAFFGAPPAPPPSQPQHPPGPGSHLQGLRPQPQMFRPDTTHLHPQHRRLLHQRQQQNRNQHRSLNGSVGDRGGHRSSHQEQIRKDPYANLMLQREKDWVSKIQMMQLQSTDPYLDDYYYQNYFQKLEKLSAAEEVHGDGPKKERTKLITPQVAKLEHTYKPVQFEGSLGKLTVSSVNNPRKMIDAVVTSRSEDDETKEKQVRDKRRQTLVTIEKTYSLLLDVEDYERRYLLSLEGERPALMGERKQKICDMYDNLRGKAPGQERPSDDHFMQIMCIRKGKRLVARILPFLSPEQAADVLMATARNLPFLIKKDAQDEVLPCLLRPFSHVLYHLPLGTVTSLVQQLTNLPQSATTPAPTNLHLTAVLQNKFGLSLLYLVLSRGEELQSSDVNTELMQDNQWTEVMLMATRELLRIPQAALAKPVSTPSNLISLFSRYVDQQKLNLLETKLHLVHGIR; encoded by the exons atgttCCGGTACCAG TCCCTGGAGGACTGCCCGCTGGATGAGGATGAAGACGCCTTCCAGGCCCTGGGGGAGGAGGATGAAGATATCGACCAGTTCAACGACGATACGTTTGGAGCCGGGGCTGTGG ATGACGACTGGCAGGAGGCACATGAGcggctggcagagctggaagacaAACCGGTGGCAGCCCGGGAGCAGGATGGGCCCAGTGGTGAGGACGCAGAGGCAGACCTACTGGGCGAGCCCGAGGACATGCTGGCAGAACGCTTGACCCGGCTGGTTATTGACAGCGAGCTGGAGGACCCTGCTATCATGCAGGCTGTGCAGACCAGGGCCCCCGTGCAG CAGCCTGGAGGGCTGAACTCCAGCATCTGGGACAGCTCAGCTGTCCTGCGGCGCATGCGGGGGCCGCTTCTCACTCAG GAGATGCCATCGGTGTCTGTGCTGGACTATGCTCTGCCTCAGAGACCTCCCCAGGTTCGAGAGGAAGACCGGGACCCTTCCGAGCGGGTGCTGCCCCGGCGTTCATCATCCCCTGTCATCGGGAGTCCCCCTGTCCGGGCTGTCCCCATTGGTACCCCCCCCAAGCAGGCTGCCATGCCCAACTTCAACCAGCAG ATCCTGTGTCCGAAGCCTGTCCACATCCGAGCTACCATGCAGCAGCGCTACCCTGCTCCCTACGGCGAAAGGATGTCTCCCAACCAGCTCTGCAATGTACCG AATTCCTCCCTCCTGGGCCACCCGTTCCCCCACAGTGTCTCTCCAGTTCTCACCCACCTGCAGAGAGCACAGCTGCTCGGAGGAGCCCAG gctggccGAATGTCTCCCAGCCAGTTTGCCCGCGTCTCTGGCCTGGTTgggagccccctcccctccgtCAATCCCAAGCTGCTCCAGGGCAGAGTTGGGCAGATGATGTCTCCAGCCAGCGGGTTTCGTGCCTTCTTCGGGGCTCCCCCCGCTCCACCTCCCTCTCAGCCGCAGCACCCGCCGGGCCCTGGATCCCACCTGCAGGGCCTGAG gcCGCAGCCTCAGATGTTCCGACCGGACACGACCCacctgcacccccagcaccgCCGGCTCCTGCACCAGCGGCAGCAGCAGAACCGAAA ccagcaccgCAGCCTCAACGGCTCAGTAGGGGACCGAGGGGGCCACCGGAGCAGCCACCAGGAGCAGATACGCAAAGACCCCTACGCCAACCTCATGCTGCAGCGGGAAAAGGACTGGGTGTCCAAGATCCAGAtgatgcagctgcagagcactgacCCCTACCTGGATGATTATTACTACCAG AATTACTTCCAGAAGCTGGAGAAGTtgtcagcagcagaggaagtCCACGGCGATGGTCCCAAGAAGGAACGCACCAAACTCATCACACCTCAGGTGGCTAAGCTGGAGCACACCTACAAGCCAG TGCAGTTTGAGGGCTCGCTGGGGAAGCTCACGGTTTCCAGCGTCAACAACCCCCGGAAGATGATCGATGCGGTGGTGACCTCCCGCAGCGAGGATGAT GAGACGAAGGAGAAGCAGGTTCGAGACAAGAGGCGCCAGACCCTTGTCACAATCGAGAAG ACGTATAGCCTCCTCCTGGATGTGGAGGACTATGAGAGACGCTACCTCCTGAGCCTGGAAGGCGAGCGGCCGGCCCTGATGGGCGAGAGGAAGCAGAAGATCTGTGATATGTACGACAATCTGAGGGGGAAAGCGCCCGGGCAGGAGag GCCGAGTGACGACCACTTCATGCAGATCATGTGCATCCGGAAAGGGAAGCGCCTCGTGGCCCGGATCCTCCCCTTTTTGTCACCCGAGCAAGCAGCCGACGTACTCATGGCGACCGCCAGGAACCTGCCCTTCCTCATCAAGAAGGATGCTCAGGATGAG GTGCTGCCCTGCCTGTTAAGGCCCTTCTCGCACGTTCTCTACCACCTTCCCTTGGGGACGGTCACCAGCCTTGTGCAGCAGCTAACGAACCTACCTCAGAGCGCGACCACGCCAGCGCCCACCAACCTGCACCTCACTGCTGTGCTCCAAAACAAG TTTGGCCTGTCCCTGCTGTACTTGGTCTTGAGCCGTGGGGAGGAACTGCAGAGCTCGGACGTGAACACGGAGCTAATGCAGGACAACCAGTG GACGGAGGTGATGCTCATGGCAACCCGAGAGCTCCTGCGGATCCCTCAGGCGGCCTTGGCGAAGCCAGTGTCCACCCCCTCGAACCTGATCTCCCTCTTCTCTCGCTATGTCGACCAGCAGAAGCTGAACCTGCTGGAGACAAAATTGCA CTTAGTGCACGGGATCCGGTAG